A window of the Brassica napus cultivar Da-Ae chromosome A2, Da-Ae, whole genome shotgun sequence genome harbors these coding sequences:
- the LOC106393361 gene encoding protein PHYLLO, chloroplastic isoform X3, translating into MLNQEAEVSNSLKDQANINAVWASAIIEECTRLGLTYFCVAPGSRSSHLAIAAANHPLTTCLACYDERSLAFHAIGYAKGSLKPAVIITSSGTAVSNLLPAVVEASEDFLPLLLLTADRPPELQGVGANQAINQINHFGSFVRFFFNLPPPTDLIPVRMVLTTIDSALHWATGSACGPVHMNCPFRDPLDGSPTNWSFNCLNGLDMWMSNSEPFTKYFQVQSLKSNGETTGQITEVLEVIKEAKKGLLLIGAIHTEDEIWASLLLAKELMWPVVADVLSGVRLRKLSKPFLEKWTPIFVDHLDHALLSDSVKNLIEFDVVIQVGSRITSKRVSQVLEKCFPFAYILVDKHPCRHDPSHLVTHRVQSNIVQFADCVLKSRFPWRRSKLHGHLHALDGAIAREMSFQLSAECSLTEPYVAHMLSKALTSKSALFIGNSMPIRDVDMYGCSSGNYSHVVDMMLSAELPSQWIQVTGNRGASGIDGLLSSATGFAVGCKKRVVCVVGDVSFLHDTNGLAILKQRTARKAMTVLVINNRGGGIFRLLPIAKRTEPSVLNQYFYTSHDISIENLCLAHGVKYVHVGTKRELEETLLEPSVEEMDCIVEVESSIDANAIVHSTLESFARQAANNSLGIISASSVLHPMIDSVLLFQVSGIQYSRYRVGLCDRPTIYSGESSQFHREGFILSLTLEDGSIGCGEVAPLDSSRENLMDVEGQLQLILHLMKGAKVSHMLPLLNGSFSSWIWSELGITASSVFPSVRCGLEMALLNAMAVKHDSGLMGILHCQKEENGSAQPHSVPICALLDSEGTPSEVAYVARKLVEEGFSAIKLKVARRVNSVQDALVLQEVRRLVGDQIELRVDANCRWTFEEAITFGLLVKKCNLQYIEEPVQNKDDLIRFCEESGLPVALDETLDDFKECPLRMLAKYTHPGVVAVVIKPSVVGGFEIAALIARWAQQHGKMAVISAAYESGLGLSAYILFASYLETENVKTFRERKQGMAPLVAHGLGTYKWLNEDVMMNSLGISRSPYSGFIEGSVADASKNLKDVNINNDVIVRTSIGVLVRRCELRVDVGGFSHFVRIHEVGQNVEGSVVMFLHGFLGTGEEWIPIMKGISGSARCISVDIPGHGSSRVQSNASETPTFSMEMIAEALYKLIEQITPGEVTIVGYSMGARIALYMALRFSNKIEGAVVVSGSPGIKDPVARKVRSATDDSKARMMVDHGLEIFVENWYNGGLWKSFRSHPHFRKIVASRLVHDDVLSVAKCLSDLSTGRQPSLWEELADCDTNVSLVFGEKDVKFKKIASRMYLEMSKSKKSEIHIIETVEIPEAGHAVHLESPLHLILALRKFLTRVRKNSAETELSQKLLLALKET; encoded by the exons ATG CTGAATCAGGAGGCTGAAGTGAGCAACTCCTTGAAAGATCAGGCTAATATCAATGCTGTATGGGCATCAGCTATAATTGAAGAATGCACTCGTCTTGGTTTGACG TACTTTTGTGTAGCTCCTGGATCAAGATCCTCCCATCTTGCAATTGCTGCTGCCAACCACCCCCTTACAACGTGTCTTGCATGCTATGACGAACGATCTCTTGCATTTCACGCTATTGGGTATGCTAAAGGATCCCTTAAACCGGCTGTCATTATAACATCATCAGGAACCGCCGTTTCAAATCTTCTTCCAGCG GTGGTTGAAGCCAGTGAGGATTTCTTGCCTCTGCTACTACTTACTGCAGATCGTCCTCCTGAACTTCAGGGAGTGGGCGCAAATCAAGCTATAAATCAA ATAAACCACTTTGGTTCGTTTGTCAGATTCTTCTTCAATCTTCCTCCTCCAACTGATCTTATACCAGTCCGGATGGTCCTTACTACTATAGACTCTGCTCTACATTGGGCAACAGGTTCTGCTTGTGGACCAGTACATATGAATTGTCCTTTTAGAGACCCACTTGACGGTAGTCCAACAAATTGGTCATTCAACTGCTTAAATGGATTAGACATGTGGATGTCCAATTCTGAACCattcacaaaatattttcaagttCAAAGCCTCAAGAGCAATGGTGAAACAACTGGCCAAATTACTGAGGTCTTAGAAGTAATCAAAGAGGCTAAGAAGGGTCTTCTTCTTATCGGTGCAATCCATACGGAGGATGAAATTTGGGCTTCTCTTCTGTTGGCTAAAGAACTGATGTGGCCGGTTGTTGCAGATGTCTTGTCTGGTGTACGGCTGCGCAAGCTGTCTAAGCCTTTTCTTGAGAAGTGGACCCCTATTTTTGttgatcatcttgatcatgccCTGCTTTCAGATTCTGTTAAGAATTTGATTGAGTTTGATGTTGTTATCCAG GTTGGAAGTCGGATAACAAGTAAAAGAGTTTCTCAGGTGCTGGAGAAATGCTTTCCATTTGCATACATTTTGGTTGATAAGCATCCATGCCGACATGATCCATCACACTTGGTCACTCACAGGGTCCAAAGCAATATCGTTCAGTTTGCTGATTGCGTGCTTAAATCTCGTTTTCCATGGAGGAGAAGCAAATTGCATGGTCATTTACATGCATTGGATGGCGCA ATTGCCCGCGAAATGTCATTTCAATTATCTGCTGAGTGCTCCCTGACCGAACCTTATGTGGCACATATGCTTTCCAAAGCATTGACTTCCAAATCTGCTCTTTTCATCGGAAATAGTATGCCAATAAGGGATGTGGATATGTATGGATGTAGTTCGGGAAATTATTCGCACGTGGTAGATATGATGTTAAGTGCAGAACTGCCATCTCAATGGATACAAGTAACTGGAAATAGAGGAGCTAGTGGCATTGATGGCTTGCTCAGCTCCGCCACTGGCTTTGCTGTAGGGTGCAAGAAGAGA GTTGTCTGTGTGGTGGGAGACGTCTCTTTCCTTCATGATACAAATGGATTGGCGATTTTGAAGCAGAG GACTGCGAGGAAAGCAATGACAGTTCTCGTGATAAATAACCGTGGAGGTGGAATCTTCCGACTTCTTCCTATAGCAAAGAGAACAGAGCCTAGCGTGTTGAATCAATATTTCTATACATCACATGACATTTCCATAGAAAACTTGTGTTTGGCACATGG TGTGAAGTATGTACACGTTGGGACAAAAAGGGAACTTGAGGAAACTCTATTGGAACCCAGCGTTGAAGAGATGGATTGCATTGTGGAGGTTGAAAGCTCTATTGATGCTAACGCGATCGTTCATAG TACTTTGGAGAGTTTTGCACGCCAAGCTGCAAATAATTCCTTGGGCATTATCTCGGCCAGTTCTGTTCTTCATCCAATGATCGACAGTGTACTTCTTTTCCAAGTCTCTGGAATACAATATTCGCGGTACAG AGTCGGACTGTGCGACAGACCTACCATATATTCTGGTGAATCCTCTCAATTCCATAGAGAAGGGTTCATACTCTCCCTTACTTTGGAGGATGGAAGCATTGGCTGCGGAGAG GTTGCACCTTTGGACAGTAGTAGGGAGAACTTAATGGATGTTGAGGGGCAGCTACAGTTGATTCTTCACCTTATGAAAGGAGCTAAAGTCAGTCACATGCTTCCTTTGTTAAATGGCTCGTTTTCTTCCTGGATTTGGAGTGAACTTGGAATCACT GCATCATCAGTTTTCCCAAGTGTCAGATGTGGTCTGGAAATGGCTCTTCTGAATGCAATGGCAGTAAAACATGATTCTGGTTTAATGGGGATACTTCATTGTCAGAAAGAAGAAAATGGTTCTGCTCAGCCACACTCTGTTCCAATATGTGCCCTTCTTGATTCTGAAGGTACTCCATCAGAGGTCGCATACGTTGCTAGAAAACTTGTTGAAGAAGGGTTCAGTGCTATTAAACTTAAA GTTGCTCGTCGAGTGAACTCCGTTCAAGATGCTTTAGTTCTGCAAGAAGTAAGGAGACTAGTTGGCGATCAAATTGAACTCCGTGTAGATGCTAATTGTCGCTGGACTTTTGAAGAGGCTATAACGTTTGGTTTATTGGTGAAAAAATGCAATCTACAGTATATTGAG GAACCTGTCCAGAATAAAGACGATCTTATAAGGTTTTGTGAAGAAAGTGGATTACCAGTAGCACTTGATGAGACTCTTGATGATTTTAAGGAATGTCCCTTGCGCATGCTTGCCAAATATACCCATCCTGGAGTAGTTGCTGTT GTTATTAAACCAAGTGTTGTCGGAGGGTTTGAGATTGCAGCACTGATTGCTCGCTGGGCACAGCAGCATGGAAAGATGGCTGTTATAAGTGCCGCATATGAAAGTGGCCTAGGTTTGTCAGCATATATTTTGTTTGCATCATATTTGGAGACGGAGAACGTCAAAacatttagagagagaaagcaaGGAATGGCCCCTCTTGTGGCTCATGGTCTTGGAACCTACAAATGGCTTAATGAAGACGTAATGATGAATAGTTTAGGGATATCTCGTAGTCCGTACAGTGGATTTATCGAAGGATCTGTTGCTGATGCTAGCAAAAATCTAAAGGATGTTAACATAAACAACGATGTTATTGTAAGAACCAGCATAGGAGTTCTCGTCCGGAGGTGTGAACTGAGGGTGGACGTAGGTGGTTTCTCTCATTTTGTAAGAATCCACGAGGTTGGGCAGAATGTAGAA GGAAGTGTAGTTATGTTTCTTCATGGGTTTCTTGGAACTGGTGAAGAATGGATCCCCATCATGAAGGGTATCTCGGGATCTGCAAGATGCATTTCAGTTGATATCCCTGGTCATGGAAGCTCAAGGGTACAGAGTAATGCTAGTGAGACCCCAACTTTCTCAATGGAGATGATAGCGGAAGCACTGTATAAATTGATTGAGCAAATTACTCCTGGCGAAGTTACCATAGTTGGATATTCCATGGGAGCAAGAATAGCACTGTACATGGCTTTGAGATTTAGCAACAAG ATCGAAGGCGCTGTTGTGGTATCGGGGAGCCCCGGGATCAAGGATCCAGTGGCAAGGAAAGTTCGAAGTGCAACAGATGATTCTAAAGCACGAATGATGGTTGACCATGGACTAGAAATCTTTGTGGAGAACTGGTACAATGGAGGCTTGTGGAAAAG TTTCAGAAGTCACCCCCATTTCAGAAAAATAGTTGCAAGCCGCTTGGTACATGATGATGTCCTTAGTGTTGCAAAGTGCCTCTCAGATCTGAGCACTGGGAGACAGCC GTCATTGTGGGAAGAGTTGGCTGATTGTGATACAAATGTCTCACTTGTCTTCGGAGAGAAAGATgtaaaattcaagaaaattgCTAGTAGGATGTACCTTGAGATGAGTAAAAGCAAGAAGAGCGAAATCCATATCATTGAGACGGTTGAAATCCCAGAAGCTGGCCACGCTGTTCATCTGGAGAGCCCTCTCCACTTGATCCTCGCTCTTAGAAAGTTCTTAACAAGAGTGCGCAAAAACTCTGCAGAGACAGAGCTTTCGCAGAAGCTCTTGTTAGCACTTAAAGAAACATAA